AGCCTGATCGCAACAGGTCCTCAAGAACTCACGGCCGGGGACAGACAGGCCGAAAGTCAGCGGCCGGGCGTGTATGGATCACCCGCGCCTCCCCGCTGCGATCATCGAAGTCGTGCCGGTCATGCCGCCGCTCTCAGGAAGCCCACTTGTAGAACTCGACCGCAACCGGTACTCTGCCCCCACGCAAGGCCATGTCATCCATGAACCAACCGCGCTCCATGACCCATCCCCGCGACCCCTTGCATGGGATGACATTGGAAACCATCATCACGACCTTAGTCGCGCGGCACGGATGGGCGAAACTTGGCGCACGCGTGCCTATCCGCTGTTTCCGCCATCACCCGACGATCCGGTCGAGCCTGACGTTCCTACGCAAAA
The sequence above is drawn from the Candidatus Nitrospira nitrificans genome and encodes:
- a CDS encoding VF530 family DNA-binding protein yields the protein MTHPRDPLHGMTLETIITTLVARHGWAKLGARVPIRCFRHHPTIRSSLTFLRKTPWARKRVEQMFIAELP